Proteins found in one Aquibium microcysteis genomic segment:
- a CDS encoding SDR family oxidoreductase encodes MTVDKQNLLITGGGRGIGAAVARHAARRGWRVAVNYARDGQAADALVGEIEAGGGEAFAVRGDVGSEDDVLALFETVDGRFGRLHGLVNSAGIVAPRARLDEMDFARLERMMRVNVIGTMLCAREAVKRMSTRHGGSGGAIVNLSSVAASLGSPSEYVDYATSKGAVDTFTIGLARELAEEGIRVNAVRPGIIATDIHASGGQPDRIERMKGFVPMKREGSPDEIAWPILWLLSREASYTTGAILDVGGGR; translated from the coding sequence ATGACGGTGGACAAGCAGAACCTCCTGATCACCGGCGGCGGGCGCGGCATCGGTGCGGCCGTGGCACGCCATGCGGCGCGGCGCGGCTGGCGGGTGGCGGTCAACTACGCGCGGGACGGGCAAGCGGCAGACGCGCTGGTGGGCGAGATCGAGGCCGGCGGCGGCGAGGCCTTCGCCGTGCGCGGCGACGTCGGATCGGAGGACGACGTGCTGGCCCTGTTCGAGACGGTGGACGGCCGCTTCGGCCGGTTGCATGGGCTGGTCAACAGCGCCGGCATCGTGGCGCCGCGGGCGCGGCTGGACGAGATGGATTTCGCCCGGCTGGAGCGCATGATGCGCGTCAACGTGATCGGCACGATGCTCTGCGCCCGCGAGGCGGTGAAGCGGATGTCGACGCGCCACGGCGGCTCCGGCGGGGCGATCGTCAACCTGTCGTCGGTGGCTGCGTCGCTCGGCAGTCCCTCCGAATATGTCGACTACGCCACCTCGAAGGGCGCGGTGGACACCTTCACCATCGGACTGGCGCGCGAACTCGCGGAGGAAGGGATCCGAGTCAACGCCGTGCGTCCCGGAATCATCGCCACCGACATCCATGCATCGGGCGGTCAGCCGGACCGCATCGAGCGCATGAAGGGCTTCGTCCCGATGAAGCGCGAAGGCAGTCCCGACGAGATTGCATGGCCCATACTCTGGCTTTTGTCACGCGAAGCGTCCTATACGACGGGCGCAATTCTGGATGTCGGCGGCGGACGCTGA
- the lpdA gene encoding dihydrolipoyl dehydrogenase, with protein MAYDVVVIGGGPGGYVCAIKAAQLGLKTAVVEKRPTFGGTCVNVGCIPSKALLHATELYAEASHGFDDLGFTTGKPVLDLPKMMAHRQNTVDQNTKGLDFLFKKNRIDGIRGTGRILGAGKVAVTAEDGSVSEIETKNIVIATGSDVAGIPGVSLEMDEKVIVSSTGALELDRVPGHLVVVGGGVIGLELGSVWARLGARVTVVEYLDTILGGMDGEVAKQFQRILGKQGIDFKLGAKVTGVEKGEAGATVTFEPVKGGEAQAIEADVVLVATGRKPFTAGLGCEEAGIALDERGRVKTDGHFRTTLDGVYAIGDVIVGPMLAHKAEDEGVAVAEIIAGQAGHVNHDVIPGVVYTSPEIASVGKTEEELKKAGIEYKAGKFPFSANGRARAMLKTEGFVKILADKTTDRVLGVHILGHGAGELIHEAAVLMEFGGSSEDLARTCHAHPTMSETVKEAALATFFKPIHI; from the coding sequence ATGGCATATGATGTGGTCGTCATCGGAGGCGGGCCGGGCGGCTACGTCTGCGCCATCAAGGCCGCGCAGCTCGGACTGAAGACGGCGGTGGTGGAGAAGCGGCCGACCTTCGGTGGCACCTGCGTGAACGTCGGCTGCATTCCCTCGAAGGCCCTGCTGCACGCGACCGAACTCTATGCCGAGGCCAGCCACGGCTTCGACGACCTCGGCTTCACGACCGGCAAGCCCGTGCTCGACCTGCCGAAGATGATGGCGCACCGGCAGAACACGGTCGACCAGAACACCAAGGGGCTCGACTTCCTGTTCAAGAAGAACAGGATCGACGGCATCCGCGGCACCGGCCGCATCCTCGGCGCGGGAAAGGTGGCCGTGACGGCCGAGGACGGCAGCGTTTCGGAAATCGAGACGAAGAACATCGTCATCGCCACCGGTTCCGACGTCGCCGGCATCCCGGGCGTCAGCCTGGAGATGGACGAGAAGGTGATCGTGTCGTCCACCGGTGCGCTGGAGCTCGACAGGGTGCCGGGTCATCTCGTCGTCGTCGGCGGCGGCGTGATCGGGCTGGAGCTCGGCTCGGTCTGGGCGCGGCTCGGGGCCAGGGTGACGGTGGTCGAGTATCTCGACACGATCCTCGGCGGCATGGACGGCGAGGTGGCCAAGCAGTTCCAGCGCATCCTCGGCAAGCAGGGCATCGATTTCAAGCTGGGTGCCAAGGTTACCGGCGTCGAGAAGGGTGAGGCGGGCGCGACGGTGACCTTCGAGCCCGTGAAGGGCGGCGAGGCGCAGGCGATCGAGGCCGACGTCGTGCTGGTGGCCACGGGCCGCAAGCCGTTCACCGCGGGCCTCGGCTGCGAAGAGGCCGGAATCGCGCTCGACGAGCGCGGCCGGGTGAAGACCGACGGTCACTTCAGGACCACGCTCGACGGCGTCTATGCCATCGGCGACGTGATCGTGGGGCCGATGCTGGCGCACAAGGCGGAGGACGAGGGTGTCGCGGTGGCCGAGATCATCGCCGGGCAGGCCGGCCACGTGAACCACGACGTCATCCCGGGCGTGGTCTACACCAGCCCCGAGATCGCCTCCGTCGGCAAGACCGAGGAAGAGCTGAAGAAGGCCGGCATCGAGTACAAGGCCGGCAAGTTCCCCTTCTCCGCCAACGGCCGCGCTCGGGCGATGCTGAAGACGGAAGGCTTCGTGAAGATCCTCGCCGACAAGACGACCGACCGGGTGCTCGGCGTCCACATCCTCGGCCACGGCGCTGGAGAACTGATCCACGAGGCGGCGGTGCTGATGGAGTTCGGCGGCTCGTCGGAAGACCTCGCGCGCACCTGCCATGCCCATCCGACGATGTCGGAAACGGTCAAGGAGGCGGCACTCGCCACCTTCTTCAAGCCGATCCACATCTGA
- the trmD gene encoding tRNA (guanosine(37)-N1)-methyltransferase TrmD — MTFRATVLTLYPEMFPGALGLSLAGRALERGDWALDTVQIRDFGLGRHRAVDDTPAGGGAGMVLRADVLGAAIDHAAPADDPRPRLLMSPRGKPLTQAKVRDLAAGPGAVIVCGRFEGVDQRVIEGRGLEEVSIGDYVLSGGEPAALVLLDAVVRLLPGVMGNEASGGEESFENGLLEHPHYTRPPEWEGRAIPEVLMSGNHAKIAAWRREHAERLTAERRPDLIRK, encoded by the coding sequence ATGACGTTCCGCGCCACCGTTCTGACGCTCTATCCGGAGATGTTTCCGGGCGCGCTCGGCCTGTCGCTCGCGGGCCGGGCGCTGGAGCGCGGTGACTGGGCGCTGGACACGGTGCAGATCCGCGACTTCGGGCTCGGCCGGCATCGCGCGGTGGACGACACGCCGGCCGGCGGCGGGGCGGGCATGGTGCTGCGCGCCGACGTGCTGGGGGCAGCCATCGACCATGCCGCGCCCGCCGACGATCCGCGGCCGCGCCTCCTGATGAGCCCGCGCGGAAAACCGCTGACGCAGGCGAAGGTGCGCGACCTCGCCGCCGGTCCGGGCGCGGTGATCGTCTGCGGGCGCTTCGAGGGCGTCGACCAGCGGGTGATCGAGGGTCGCGGACTGGAGGAGGTGTCGATCGGCGACTACGTCCTGTCGGGCGGCGAGCCGGCGGCGCTGGTGCTGCTCGACGCGGTGGTGCGGCTCCTGCCCGGCGTCATGGGCAACGAGGCGTCCGGCGGCGAGGAGAGCTTCGAGAACGGGCTGCTCGAGCACCCGCATTACACGCGTCCACCGGAATGGGAGGGGCGCGCGATTCCCGAGGTGCTGATGTCGGGCAACCACGCGAAGATCGCGGCCTGGCGGCGCGAGCATGCGGAACGGCTGACGGCGGAGCGGCGGCCGGATCTGATCCGGAAGTAG
- a CDS encoding FecCD family ABC transporter permease translates to MTDHAIDVPAARRRPEGDRSGRARLAILLCAAMLVAIAIASLGWGASDASALGVVLDMVSGGAENVPARDRIIVWDIRLPRVILGMLIGASLAVSGAVMQGLFRNPLADPGLVGVSAGAGLGAIGIIVLGAGFLAPVTTAFGIYALPFAAFLGGLATTLILYRVATRRGQTSVATMLLAGIALGALAGAASGLLVYVADDRQLRDLTFWNLGSLAGATWTKIAAAGPIIALALVASPFLARGLNGLSLGETTAYHLGVPVQRLKNVAIVMVAAAVGASVAVSGGIGFVGIVVPHLLRLVIGPDHRYLLPASALLGACLLLVADAVSRTIVAPAELPIGIVTAAVGAPFFLWILLRRRGLLDL, encoded by the coding sequence ATGACGGACCACGCTATCGACGTGCCGGCTGCGCGGCGCCGACCCGAAGGCGACCGCAGCGGTCGCGCGCGGCTGGCGATCCTGCTGTGCGCTGCAATGCTGGTCGCGATCGCAATCGCCAGCCTCGGCTGGGGCGCGTCGGACGCATCGGCGCTCGGCGTCGTCCTCGACATGGTTTCCGGCGGCGCCGAGAACGTGCCGGCCCGCGACCGCATCATCGTCTGGGACATCCGCCTGCCGCGGGTGATCCTCGGCATGCTGATCGGCGCATCGCTTGCCGTCTCGGGTGCCGTCATGCAGGGCCTGTTTCGCAATCCGCTCGCGGATCCCGGGCTCGTCGGCGTCTCGGCCGGCGCCGGTCTCGGGGCGATCGGCATCATCGTGCTGGGTGCGGGTTTCCTGGCACCGGTCACGACGGCCTTCGGCATCTACGCTCTGCCCTTCGCGGCCTTCCTCGGCGGGCTGGCGACGACGCTGATCCTCTACCGGGTCGCCACGCGGCGCGGCCAGACCTCGGTCGCGACCATGCTGCTCGCCGGCATCGCGCTCGGTGCGCTGGCGGGCGCGGCATCGGGCCTGCTCGTCTATGTCGCCGACGACCGGCAGCTGCGCGACCTGACCTTCTGGAACCTCGGCTCGCTCGCCGGCGCGACCTGGACGAAGATCGCGGCGGCCGGTCCGATCATCGCGCTGGCGCTGGTGGCCTCGCCGTTCCTGGCGCGCGGACTGAACGGGCTCAGCCTCGGCGAGACGACGGCCTACCACCTCGGCGTTCCCGTCCAGCGGCTGAAGAACGTGGCGATCGTGATGGTCGCCGCGGCCGTCGGCGCCTCGGTCGCCGTGTCGGGCGGCATCGGCTTCGTCGGCATCGTCGTTCCGCATCTGCTGCGGCTCGTGATAGGCCCGGACCACCGCTACCTGCTGCCGGCATCGGCGCTGCTCGGCGCGTGCCTGCTGCTGGTCGCCGATGCCGTCAGCCGCACCATCGTGGCGCCGGCCGAACTGCCGATCGGCATCGTCACCGCCGCCGTCGGCGCGCCCTTCTTTCTGTGGATCCTGCTGCGTCGGCGCGGACTCCTCGACCTGTGA
- a CDS encoding ribbon-helix-helix domain-containing protein gives MANVEKVSVSMTPQHAEILREAVRSGAYASGSEVVREAMRDWSAKWLQRRGDIARLQAMWAEGTASGEPTDVDFDQLLDESRQELASISRHGR, from the coding sequence ATGGCGAATGTCGAGAAAGTCAGCGTTTCGATGACGCCGCAGCATGCCGAGATTCTGCGGGAAGCCGTTCGAAGCGGCGCCTATGCCAGCGGCAGCGAAGTTGTGCGCGAGGCGATGCGGGACTGGTCCGCCAAGTGGCTGCAACGGCGCGGCGACATCGCGAGGCTGCAGGCGATGTGGGCCGAAGGCACGGCGAGCGGAGAGCCGACCGACGTCGACTTCGATCAGCTTCTGGACGAGTCTCGTCAGGAACTGGCGTCGATCAGCCGCCATGGCCGTTAG
- a CDS encoding TraB/GumN family protein: MTRRLFVHRGFSDLALRLLAAVNVLFALGFLATLLLVAQARAEVATCAGRDLLAQIETGEPATYTRLQSEAAAVPNGRGLLWKVEKPGVEPSWLFGTMHLTDPRVTDLTQAARAAYESARTVVIETTDILDQSKMMAAMIERPDLMMYTDGTTLTSGLPPEKAKIIDDALSARGIPPASVARMKPWMLAATLSIPACETARKAAGLPILDVKLAEDAKADGKPVEGLETMIGQLDAMASLPLSMHVDGLIATLELGDRIQDVFETMVVLYEREDVGMIWPLFRTVLPDGDAAAYEAFETVMIDARNATMRDNAIPFLDAGGAFIAVGALHLPGDGGLIERLRAAGYSVTPAG, translated from the coding sequence ATGACACGACGCCTCTTCGTCCATCGCGGTTTCTCGGATCTCGCCCTGCGCCTGCTCGCAGCGGTCAACGTGCTGTTTGCGCTCGGCTTCCTCGCCACGCTGCTGCTCGTCGCCCAGGCGCGCGCCGAAGTCGCCACCTGCGCCGGACGCGATCTTCTCGCGCAGATCGAAACCGGGGAGCCCGCCACCTACACGAGACTGCAGTCGGAAGCGGCGGCGGTTCCCAATGGCAGAGGTCTCCTGTGGAAGGTGGAGAAACCAGGCGTCGAGCCGTCCTGGCTGTTCGGCACAATGCACCTGACCGATCCGCGGGTGACCGACCTCACCCAAGCGGCCCGCGCCGCCTACGAGAGCGCCCGGACCGTCGTCATCGAGACCACCGACATCCTCGACCAGTCGAAGATGATGGCTGCGATGATCGAGCGACCCGACCTGATGATGTACACCGACGGGACGACGCTCACCTCCGGCCTGCCGCCGGAAAAGGCGAAGATCATCGACGACGCCCTGTCGGCCCGCGGCATCCCGCCCGCGAGCGTGGCCCGGATGAAGCCCTGGATGCTTGCCGCGACGCTGTCGATCCCGGCTTGCGAGACCGCGCGCAAGGCGGCGGGATTGCCGATCCTCGACGTCAAGCTCGCCGAAGACGCGAAGGCCGACGGAAAGCCGGTCGAAGGTCTCGAGACCATGATCGGCCAGCTCGACGCGATGGCTTCCCTGCCGCTCTCCATGCACGTCGACGGCCTCATCGCGACGCTCGAACTCGGCGACCGTATCCAGGACGTCTTCGAGACCATGGTCGTTCTCTACGAACGCGAGGATGTGGGCATGATCTGGCCGCTCTTCCGCACCGTCCTGCCTGACGGCGATGCGGCGGCCTACGAGGCGTTCGAAACCGTGATGATCGACGCGCGCAACGCCACCATGCGCGACAACGCTATCCCGTTCCTCGACGCGGGCGGCGCCTTCATCGCGGTCGGCGCCCTGCACCTTCCCGGCGACGGCGGCCTCATCGAGAGGCTGCGCGCAGCCGGCTATTCCGTCACCCCGGCCGGCTGA
- a CDS encoding type II toxin-antitoxin system RelE/ParE family toxin, with product MAVRLVWTPKARADVKSIYLHIGADRPRAAERCYERIRAKVGLLREHPRLGDRHPEIFRSARMLVEAPYVILYQTLPDADEGPVETVEIVRVVDGRRDLAAMF from the coding sequence ATGGCCGTTAGGCTCGTCTGGACACCGAAGGCCCGCGCCGACGTCAAGAGCATCTATCTCCATATCGGAGCCGACCGGCCGCGCGCCGCCGAGCGCTGCTATGAAAGGATCCGCGCCAAGGTCGGTCTTCTGCGCGAGCATCCCCGTCTCGGCGATCGGCATCCGGAGATTTTCCGGTCGGCGCGGATGCTTGTGGAGGCTCCCTATGTCATCCTGTACCAGACGCTTCCCGATGCCGATGAGGGCCCGGTCGAGACCGTGGAGATCGTTCGCGTCGTCGATGGCCGTCGCGACCTCGCGGCGATGTTCTGA
- the rimM gene encoding ribosome maturation factor RimM (Essential for efficient processing of 16S rRNA) codes for MAVIGAAHGIKGEVRVKSFTGDPEALGDYGPLFSADGRAFKVQSLRPQKEVVVVRFEGVKDRNAAEALAGTELFVDRAALPPVADEEEFYHADLVGLAVVDTEGVRLGTVRTMHDYGGGDIVEVALAGARSVLVPFTKAAVPAIDVAARIMTVDRVAAGLVEDEDDDAPQDGRPPRGTDRPRGPKPSGGGR; via the coding sequence ATGGCGGTGATCGGCGCCGCGCACGGCATCAAGGGCGAGGTGCGGGTCAAGTCCTTCACCGGCGATCCGGAAGCGCTCGGCGACTATGGCCCGCTCTTTTCCGCCGACGGTCGTGCCTTCAAGGTGCAGAGCCTGCGGCCGCAGAAGGAAGTGGTCGTCGTCCGCTTCGAAGGCGTGAAGGACCGCAACGCCGCCGAGGCGCTGGCCGGCACGGAGCTCTTCGTCGACCGCGCCGCGTTGCCGCCGGTGGCCGACGAGGAGGAGTTCTACCATGCCGATCTGGTCGGGCTCGCGGTGGTGGACACCGAGGGCGTGCGGCTCGGTACCGTCAGGACCATGCACGACTATGGCGGCGGCGATATCGTGGAGGTGGCGCTCGCCGGCGCGCGTTCGGTGCTGGTGCCGTTCACGAAGGCGGCGGTGCCGGCGATCGACGTCGCGGCGCGCATCATGACGGTCGACCGGGTGGCCGCCGGGCTGGTGGAGGACGAGGACGACGACGCGCCGCAGGACGGGCGGCCGCCGCGCGGGACCGACCGGCCGCGCGGGCCGAAGCCCTCCGGAGGCGGCCGATGA
- a CDS encoding heme/hemin ABC transporter substrate-binding protein yields the protein MTVSIPRRVLRRAGAVCFTLGLTLVPLVAPERGDSARASQVETIPAEAKRIVSVGGSLTEIVYALGAQDRLVARDSTSTFPAEAVALPDVGYMRALSPEGVLSVQPDAILLLEGSGPPEAVNVLRKASVPLVFVPERFDSDGILAKIRAVGEALGLPAETKRFEAEVAADLGKATAAAAGIAERKRVLFVLSLQGGKILASGEGTAAAGILAMAGAENAVGGFTGYRQLTDEAVIEAQPDVVLVMAREGDLAISRDELIAHPAIAATPAGENGDVIAMDGLYLLGFGPRTAQAARDLAADLYGDGTGD from the coding sequence ATGACCGTATCCATTCCGCGGCGCGTGCTGCGCCGCGCCGGTGCCGTCTGCTTCACGCTTGGCCTGACCCTGGTGCCGCTGGTGGCGCCCGAGCGCGGCGACAGCGCGCGCGCCTCGCAGGTCGAAACCATTCCGGCCGAAGCGAAGCGCATCGTGTCGGTCGGCGGCTCGCTGACCGAGATCGTCTATGCGCTGGGTGCGCAGGACCGGCTGGTGGCGCGCGACTCGACCAGCACCTTCCCCGCCGAGGCGGTCGCGCTGCCGGATGTCGGCTACATGCGGGCGCTGTCGCCCGAGGGTGTGCTCTCCGTGCAGCCGGATGCGATCCTGCTGCTCGAGGGCAGCGGACCGCCGGAAGCGGTGAACGTGCTGCGCAAGGCGAGCGTGCCGCTGGTCTTTGTGCCGGAGCGTTTCGACAGCGACGGCATCCTGGCCAAGATCCGCGCGGTGGGCGAGGCGCTGGGGCTGCCCGCCGAAACGAAGCGCTTCGAGGCCGAGGTCGCCGCCGATCTCGGAAAGGCGACCGCCGCGGCAGCCGGCATCGCCGAGCGCAAGCGCGTGCTCTTCGTGCTCAGCCTGCAGGGCGGCAAGATCCTGGCTTCGGGCGAGGGCACGGCGGCGGCCGGAATCCTAGCGATGGCGGGCGCCGAAAACGCGGTCGGCGGCTTCACCGGCTATCGTCAGCTGACCGACGAAGCCGTGATCGAGGCGCAGCCGGACGTGGTTCTGGTGATGGCGCGCGAGGGCGACCTCGCCATCTCGCGCGACGAGCTGATCGCGCATCCGGCCATCGCGGCGACGCCGGCCGGCGAGAACGGCGACGTGATCGCCATGGACGGGCTCTACCTGCTCGGCTTCGGCCCGCGCACGGCGCAGGCCGCGCGCGATCTCGCCGCCGATCTCTACGGCGACGGCACAGGCGACTGA
- a CDS encoding tyrosine recombinase XerC has product MQEFLVAAKPDLMEARTAWLGTLARERRLAALTVEAYERDTRQFFQFLTGHCGGAPGLKEVADLRPADLRAFLAWRRKDGVGARTVSRGLAAIRSFLRHLERRGLANAAGAAALRSPKLPKSLPRPLAAGDALRVVSAGEQLAEEPWIAARNAAVLTLLYGSGLRISEALGLTAGQFDRGEGAIRVTGKGGKTRLVPVLPVGLRAVAEYRRLCPWHLPADGALFRGARGGPLDPSIVQREMRRLRSALNLPDSATPHALRHSFATHLLARGGDLRTIQELLGHASLSTTQVYTGVDTSRLLDIYDSAHPRA; this is encoded by the coding sequence ATGCAGGAATTCCTCGTCGCCGCGAAGCCCGACCTGATGGAGGCCCGCACCGCCTGGCTCGGCACGCTCGCACGCGAACGGCGGCTCGCCGCCCTCACCGTCGAGGCCTACGAGCGCGACACGCGCCAGTTCTTCCAGTTCCTCACCGGCCATTGCGGCGGCGCGCCCGGGCTGAAGGAGGTCGCCGATCTGCGCCCCGCCGACCTGCGCGCCTTCCTCGCCTGGCGCCGCAAGGACGGCGTCGGAGCCCGCACGGTGAGCCGGGGACTGGCCGCCATCCGCTCCTTCCTGCGCCACCTGGAGCGCAGGGGCCTCGCCAATGCCGCCGGCGCGGCCGCGCTGCGCTCGCCGAAGCTGCCGAAATCGCTGCCGCGCCCGCTCGCTGCCGGCGATGCGCTGCGCGTCGTCTCCGCCGGCGAACAGCTCGCCGAGGAGCCGTGGATCGCCGCCCGCAACGCCGCCGTTCTGACGCTGCTCTACGGCAGCGGGCTGCGCATCTCCGAGGCGCTTGGCCTGACCGCCGGTCAGTTCGATCGCGGCGAGGGCGCGATCCGCGTCACCGGCAAGGGCGGCAAGACGCGGCTCGTCCCGGTGCTTCCCGTCGGGCTGCGGGCCGTGGCGGAATACCGCCGGCTTTGTCCCTGGCATCTTCCGGCCGACGGCGCACTGTTTCGCGGCGCGCGCGGCGGCCCGCTCGACCCGTCGATCGTCCAGCGCGAGATGCGCCGGCTGCGCTCGGCGCTCAACCTGCCCGACAGCGCGACGCCGCACGCGCTGCGCCACTCCTTCGCCACCCACCTGCTCGCCCGCGGCGGCGACCTGCGCACCATCCAGGAACTGCTCGGCCATGCCAGCCTGTCGACCACGCAGGTCTATACCGGCGTCGACACCAGCCGCCTGCTCGACATCTACGACAGCGCCCATCCCCGCGCCTGA
- a CDS encoding HWE histidine kinase domain-containing protein gives MSPTDRLPSLLSHLPAFRATVERATPRDRVVAYAGSLAIVLAAIVARFAVDPYLPPGFPYLTFFPAVVLTGFFFGIYPALMNTAISALVAWYWFILPAESFALTSQSITALCFYFVVIGIDLGLLQLLLAAYAAQVRAHEELTRHLRMQQLVSTEVDHRLKNLLSTISGLVALSQRHAATPQQLGAQIRQRIQAMGSSVSLLRGSSHGGSADMRAVMQAATAPLGVTEGERLVLSGPDLELNDASIVPLSLILHELATNALKYGALSGDAGRIHISWRPMEAAGGERDAPPPKMIELVWREQDGPPVVSPSSQGFGSDLIRRMAGSFGGDANLTFAPDGLVVRIEMDARNVLATAASPGF, from the coding sequence GTGTCGCCGACCGACCGGCTTCCGTCGCTGCTGTCGCATCTCCCGGCATTCCGCGCCACCGTCGAGCGCGCGACCCCCCGGGACCGGGTGGTGGCCTATGCCGGCTCGCTGGCGATCGTCCTCGCGGCGATCGTCGCGCGATTCGCAGTCGATCCCTATCTGCCGCCCGGCTTCCCCTACCTGACCTTCTTTCCCGCCGTGGTGCTCACCGGCTTCTTCTTCGGCATCTATCCGGCGCTGATGAACACGGCGATCTCGGCGCTGGTCGCCTGGTACTGGTTCATCCTGCCGGCCGAGAGCTTCGCGCTGACGTCGCAGTCGATCACCGCGCTCTGCTTCTACTTCGTCGTCATCGGCATCGATCTCGGCCTGCTGCAGCTTCTGCTCGCCGCCTATGCCGCGCAGGTGCGCGCGCACGAGGAACTGACCCGTCATCTTCGCATGCAGCAGCTCGTCTCCACCGAGGTGGATCACCGGCTGAAGAACCTGTTGTCGACGATCAGCGGCCTCGTGGCGCTGTCGCAGCGTCATGCGGCGACGCCGCAGCAACTCGGGGCGCAGATCCGGCAGCGGATCCAGGCGATGGGGAGTTCGGTCTCGCTGCTGCGCGGATCGTCGCATGGCGGCAGCGCCGACATGCGCGCGGTGATGCAGGCGGCGACCGCTCCGCTGGGCGTCACCGAAGGCGAGAGGCTGGTCCTGTCCGGCCCCGACCTGGAGCTGAACGACGCGTCGATCGTGCCGCTCAGCCTGATCCTGCACGAACTGGCCACCAACGCACTGAAATACGGCGCGCTTTCGGGTGACGCCGGCCGCATCCACATCTCGTGGCGCCCGATGGAGGCGGCGGGCGGGGAGCGCGATGCGCCGCCGCCGAAGATGATCGAGCTCGTCTGGCGCGAACAGGACGGGCCACCGGTCGTGTCGCCGTCGAGCCAGGGCTTCGGCAGCGATCTGATCCGCCGCATGGCGGGAAGTTTCGGCGGCGATGCGAATCTGACCTTCGCACCCGACGGCCTCGTCGTCCGCATCGAGATGGATGCGCGCAACGTTCTCGCGACCGCGGCGTCGCCCGGCTTCTAG
- a CDS encoding heme ABC transporter ATP-binding protein, giving the protein MIEARNVSVHIGPKRIVTGADFEAVPGAFVSIVGPNGSGKTTFLRALSGDLDHEGEIRIGGHDIKRAKPWQLAGMRAVLPQAATLAFPFTVREVVKLGLTAGRSGVLPGEDARLPERALARVDLEGFAGRLYQELSGGEQQRVQLARVLCQVWAPVLDGAPRYLILDEPVSSLDIKHQLVIMSIARDFARRGGGVIAVLHDLNLAAMYSDRIYVMHRGRIAAAGTPTDVLRDDLIARVFECDLRVNALPPSGMPYLLPQSVARAAG; this is encoded by the coding sequence GTGATCGAAGCAAGGAACGTCTCCGTCCACATCGGACCGAAGCGGATCGTGACCGGAGCCGACTTCGAGGCGGTGCCGGGCGCGTTCGTGTCGATCGTCGGCCCGAACGGCTCGGGCAAGACGACCTTCCTGCGCGCGCTGTCGGGCGATCTCGACCATGAGGGCGAGATCCGCATCGGCGGGCACGACATCAAGCGCGCGAAGCCATGGCAGCTCGCCGGCATGCGGGCGGTGCTGCCGCAGGCTGCGACGCTGGCCTTTCCCTTCACCGTCCGCGAAGTGGTGAAGCTCGGCCTCACGGCCGGCCGGTCCGGCGTGCTGCCGGGCGAGGACGCGCGGTTGCCCGAGCGGGCGCTGGCCAGGGTGGATCTCGAAGGCTTCGCCGGACGGCTCTACCAGGAGCTGTCCGGCGGCGAGCAGCAGCGCGTCCAGCTGGCGCGGGTGCTCTGCCAGGTCTGGGCGCCGGTGCTGGACGGCGCGCCGCGCTATCTGATCCTCGACGAGCCGGTCTCCAGCCTCGACATCAAGCACCAGCTCGTGATCATGAGCATCGCGCGCGACTTCGCCCGCCGGGGCGGCGGGGTGATCGCCGTCCTGCACGACCTCAATCTCGCGGCGATGTATTCCGACCGCATCTACGTCATGCACCGGGGCCGGATCGCGGCGGCCGGCACGCCGACCGACGTGCTGCGCGACGACCTGATCGCGCGGGTCTTCGAGTGCGACCTCAGGGTGAACGCTCTGCCGCCGAGCGGCATGCCCTATCTCCTGCCGCAGTCGGTAGCACGCGCGGCGGGTTGA